AAACAACAAGGAAATGAAACGTGTCAAAGATGTGCTCGATGTATGGTTTGATAGTGGAATAGCAAGTTGGGCGTCTTTAGACTACCCAAGGAAAAAAGATCTATTTGAGAGGCTCTGGCCAGCAGACTTCATTGTAGAAGGAGAAGACCAGGTTACAAAGTGGTTCTACTCCCAGCAAGCTGCTTCAGTTGTGGCTTTTGACACGGTCCCCTACAGAAAAGTAGCAATGCATGGTTATGTACTAGATGAAAAAGGAGACAAGATGAGCAAGAGCCTTGGGAATATAATAAGGCCAGAAGAAGTTATTCAAAAAGAAGGTAGAGATCCGTTTAGATTCTATATGCTTTGGGCAACTACTCCATGGGAGAATCTTAGATTCAGCTGGAAAGGTCTGGCTCAAGTTAAGAGAATGCTCAACATACTATGGAACGTCTACATACTGACCTCAACATATATGAGCCTGGATAACTTTGATCCTACCAAACTTAATCCCGAGGAGCTTCCATTTAGAGAGGAAGACAAGTGGATACTCTCGAGGGTTAATACTCTAATCAGCACTGTGGAAGATGGCCTAGAGAGTTTCTATCTAACAAGAGCGACTAGAGGAATAGAAAACTTCGTTATAGAGGATCTCAGTAGATGGTACGTTAGACTCATAAGAAAAAGACTATGGGTTGAGAGAGACGATCCTGATAAATTAGCTGCTTACTGGACTCTTTGGAAGGTATTTGATGTCTTGCTCAGGTTAATGGCTCCCTTTACACCATACATAGCTGAAGAAATTTATCAAAACCTAATAAGACCATTTAGCAATAAAGAAAGTGTGCATCTAGAAGACTGGCCGAAAAAAGATGAAAACTGGGTGGACAGAGACCTTGAAAAAGAGATGGAAATAGTTAGAAGGATAGTAGAATCTGGCTCAGCAGCAAGACAAAAAGCTAGAATAAAACTTCGTTACCCTGTGAAGCAAGTAATAGTAGAAACTGAAGATGAAATAACTAAGAAAGCTGTAGAGAGACTCAACCGGCTTCTAAGAGATCAATTGAATGCTAAGGAGGTCAAAGTGGCAAAAGTTGAGAGGGGAATAAAAGTAAAGCCTAACTTTGCTAAACTTGGACCTCATTTCAAGGGGGATGCAAAGATAGTTGCAAAGTGGATAAACGAGCAGAATGACAAAGAACTTTATGAAAGACTTATGCAAGGAAAGCTCAAGGTGGAAATAGGGGACAAGGAGTTTACGATCGAGAGGGAACACATAATCGTGGAAGAAGAGCTTCCAGAGTTCTTAATAGGAGAAGAATTTGATCATGGAAAAGTCTTTATTGACAAGACCCTCACTAGGGAATTAATGATGGAAGGCTTGGCAAGGGAGTTTGTAAGGAGAATTCAGGAGATGAGAAAGCAACTGGATCTAGACGTAAATGATAGGATAATGGTTTACATAGAAACAAGTGATGAAAACAGGGAACTCCTTATAGAAATGCTCGATTACATAAGGGGTGAAACAAGGGCTATTGAGGTTAAGTTCGAGGAGCCACAAGGCTACACTGTGGAGTGGCCTGAAGTTGAGGCAAAAATAGGTATAGAGAAGGTCGGATGAATCTTCTCTTTTCCGTAATTTCTAATTTTTGTTCTTTTATATAGATGTTTGAATAATCATCAAGCAAAGCAAGAGGAGAAAAGATTATAGTAACGGAATCCTCTCGACTTCAATTCTATCCCATGTGGGGTATTCTTCAACCACATAAAACTTTACATCGCCCTCTATAGCGTCAACAAGTTCTTCTGCAACTTCTATGGGCATTTCAATCCTTCTTTTTTTCAGATTTAGATAGAGCCATTCTTCTGGGACCTCTGCATCATTTATGAGAAGATTGTAGAGCTCCATGAGGTTCTCATACTCAGCCACTGCAAATTTAAGTGTCCCATCTTGAGTTATTTCCATGTAGGGTCTGGCGACGTTTTTTGCCATTCTTTTAAGTCGGTTTTTGAGTTGTATTGCATCCTTAAGTTTAGCTGTACAGAGATGATAATTTAAAGACGTGTTCTTTTCGCCCCATTCTAGAATTGTCAGTCCAGATTTGAGACTTCCTTTTATTGCAGAACTCTCATCACTTACTGTTCTAAGTCCTCTTGAGAGCAGGGCGTCAAGGTTAGTTTCACTAAATTCAAGCTCATTTATATTTAGGAATTTTGCTCCGTGCTTATCTAAAAATTCGGCATACCACTTTATTCTCTCTTCTTGTCCTGGAACCGCAGGAACTTCTCCCCCAACATCCCATTCAAAGTCGAAGGCACCTTTTATGTTTTCG
The sequence above is drawn from the Thermococcus sp. EP1 genome and encodes:
- a CDS encoding radical SAM protein, with the translated sequence MKETKYYSYIVGELPKGCKLCVNGAKLVLFTTGICPRECFYCPLSPWRREDVSYANERPIRNVNDIIEEAKIQEALGAGVTGGDPLSRIDRTVKYIKTLKENFGKRFHIHLYTTGLLATKENLEKLYNAGLDEIRFHPDIFNPNSNIFQKEIENIKGAFDFEWDVGGEVPAVPGQEERIKWYAEFLDKHGAKFLNINELEFSETNLDALLSRGLRTVSDESSAIKGSLKSGLTILEWGEKNTSLNYHLCTAKLKDAIQLKNRLKRMAKNVARPYMEITQDGTLKFAVAEYENLMELYNLLINDAEVPEEWLYLNLKKRRIEMPIEVAEELVDAIEGDVKFYVVEEYPTWDRIEVERIPLL